A window from Streptomyces sp. NBC_00271 encodes these proteins:
- a CDS encoding DUF6461 domain-containing protein, protein MNLVTARDYAWIRTSPLFRHMLESGYTLTLIRGRTPREVLRAMEAEPRGTGEGTAGLIEADDAHRAEVDYDYWDESYVAGAFSAPGENDDWTLVLGFDGGLGIAAPCVETLSKGGRVVAHSTNGGKPIHLFHWFEDGELRTTFEGPSSRDGNTPDELVPLLREVGFPLTSEGEHDESAPDVDRKAAVLALAERLTGIRVTESLLQDATYELGLVPEQPAEEWTSVVIDITDAHGERLYREWTYEEIATASDRVRAEANAPVVITYNEPPAMDRSEHETGE, encoded by the coding sequence GCACCTCGCCGCTCTTCCGCCACATGCTGGAGAGCGGATACACCCTGACACTGATACGGGGGCGGACCCCGCGCGAGGTGCTGCGCGCGATGGAGGCGGAGCCGCGCGGCACCGGGGAGGGCACGGCCGGGCTGATCGAGGCGGACGACGCTCACCGCGCCGAGGTGGATTACGACTACTGGGACGAGTCTTACGTCGCGGGCGCCTTCAGCGCTCCGGGCGAGAACGACGACTGGACACTCGTCCTCGGCTTCGACGGTGGCCTGGGGATTGCGGCGCCGTGCGTGGAGACGTTGTCGAAGGGCGGCCGGGTCGTGGCGCACTCGACCAACGGCGGCAAGCCCATCCACCTCTTCCACTGGTTCGAGGACGGTGAGCTCCGTACGACGTTCGAGGGCCCCTCGTCGCGCGACGGCAACACCCCCGATGAACTGGTCCCCCTGCTGCGGGAAGTCGGCTTCCCTCTGACCTCCGAGGGAGAGCACGACGAGAGCGCCCCGGACGTCGACCGGAAGGCGGCGGTCCTCGCTCTGGCCGAGAGGCTCACCGGTATACGCGTCACCGAATCCCTCCTCCAGGACGCTACGTACGAGCTGGGACTCGTCCCCGAACAGCCCGCCGAGGAGTGGACCAGCGTGGTCATCGACATCACCGATGCCCACGGGGAGCGCCTGTACAGGGAATGGACCTACGAGGAGATCGCGACGGCGTCGGACCGCGTACGGGCGGAGGCAAACGCGCCGGTCGTGATCACCTACAACGAGCCTCCGGCCATGGATCGTTCGGAGCACGAGACAGGTGAGTAG
- a CDS encoding GntR family transcriptional regulator has translation MAREAGQQTRSEVVQDRIRADILGGRLRPGQRLKFPELSEQYGVSTGAVREALLKLVAKNLVSSEAHHGFQVTDVTARGLADLTDTRTEIESLTLSRAISEGGLAWQAQVLAAHHTFEQTPRGDGDQPSEDWLIAHANFHTALLAGCANPRLRDLAASLREEAELYRRWSRPTPAETQRWTDQAVHKEHRDLLDAVMARDSERADAILRRMISSTSGMVLDTEPHT, from the coding sequence GTGGCGAGAGAAGCCGGGCAGCAGACCCGCAGCGAGGTGGTACAGGACCGCATCCGGGCCGACATCCTGGGCGGCCGGCTCAGGCCTGGCCAGCGGTTGAAGTTCCCCGAGCTCAGCGAGCAGTACGGGGTGAGCACCGGCGCCGTACGCGAAGCCCTGCTCAAGCTGGTCGCCAAGAACCTGGTCAGCTCCGAGGCGCACCACGGTTTCCAGGTCACCGACGTCACCGCTCGCGGGCTGGCCGACCTGACCGACACCCGCACCGAGATCGAGTCCCTCACCCTGAGCCGCGCCATCAGCGAGGGCGGCCTCGCGTGGCAGGCTCAGGTGCTGGCCGCCCACCACACTTTCGAGCAGACCCCACGCGGCGACGGTGACCAGCCCAGCGAGGACTGGCTGATCGCCCACGCCAACTTCCACACCGCGCTCCTGGCCGGCTGCGCCAACCCCCGGCTACGCGACCTGGCCGCCTCCCTGAGAGAAGAGGCCGAACTGTACCGACGGTGGAGCCGACCCACACCGGCAGAGACGCAACGCTGGACCGACCAGGCCGTCCACAAAGAACACCGCGACCTGCTCGACGCGGTCATGGCCCGCGACAGCGAGCGGGCCGACGCCATCCTGCGCCGCATGATCAGCTCCACGTCCGGCATGGTCCTGGACACCGAGCCGCACACATGA
- a CDS encoding YbhB/YbcL family Raf kinase inhibitor-like protein, which produces MSSPYDTTPAVPEFAVTSADVTDGGPLPVAQFAAMSGAAGAEDRSPQLSWGGFPAATRSFVVTMYDPDAPTPSGFWHWAAADIAADVTSLAAGAGTPGNGGLPDGAFHVSNDVRATAYVGAAPPPGTGRHRYYIAVNALDIPSVTALGITPESTPAALSFFILQHTLARAVLVPWAGQ; this is translated from the coding sequence ATGAGCAGTCCGTACGACACCACGCCCGCCGTTCCCGAGTTCGCCGTCACGAGCGCGGACGTCACCGACGGGGGTCCGTTGCCGGTGGCTCAGTTCGCCGCCATGAGCGGCGCCGCCGGAGCCGAGGACCGCTCCCCCCAGCTGTCGTGGGGCGGCTTCCCGGCCGCCACCCGCAGCTTCGTCGTCACGATGTACGACCCGGACGCCCCGACCCCGTCCGGTTTCTGGCACTGGGCGGCGGCCGACATCGCCGCCGACGTGACGTCCCTCGCCGCCGGCGCCGGCACGCCCGGCAACGGCGGCCTGCCGGACGGCGCTTTCCACGTCTCGAACGATGTACGCGCGACCGCCTACGTCGGCGCCGCGCCACCGCCGGGAACCGGCAGACACCGCTACTACATCGCAGTCAACGCACTCGACATACCGTCCGTGACGGCCCTCGGCATCACCCCGGAGTCGACCCCGGCCGCCCTCAGCTTCTTCATCCTCCAGCACACGCTCGCCCGAGCCGTCCTCGTACCGTGGGCCGGCCAGTGA